The following proteins are encoded in a genomic region of Oncorhynchus kisutch isolate 150728-3 linkage group LG18, Okis_V2, whole genome shotgun sequence:
- the LOC109909072 gene encoding protein phosphatase 1L-like isoform X2 — MLDKLSAVYNEAGTTCLVALLSDKELTVANVGDSRGVLCDKDGNAIALSHDHKPYQLKERKRIKKAGGFISFNGSWRVQGILAMSRSLGDYPLKNLNVVIPDPDIMTFDLDKLQPEFMILASDGLWDAFSNEEAIRFIKERLDEPHFGAKSIVLQSFYRGCPDNITVMVVKFKGAGGKATEQ, encoded by the exons ATGTTGGACAAGCTGTCAGCCGTCTACAACGAAGCAG GTACCACATGTCTggtggccctgctgtctgataaaGAGTTGACGGTGGCGAACGTTGGCGACTCGCGCGGAGTCCTCTGTGACAAAGACGGCAACGCCATCGCCCTGTCACATGATCACAAGCCCTACCAGCTCAAAGAACGCAAGAGGATCAAGAAAGCTG GTGGCTTCATCAGTTTCAACGGTTCGTGGCGTGTTCAGGGTATCCTGGCCATGTCTCGCTCGCTGGGCGACTACCCTCTGAAGAACCTGAATGTGGTCATCCCTGACCCTGACATCATGACCTTTGACCTAGATAAGCTGCAGCCAGAGTTTATGATCCTGGCATCAGACGGGCTGTGGGATGCGTTCAGCAATGAGGAGGCCATACGCTTCATCAAAGAGCGTCTCGACGAACCCCACTTTGGCGCCAAGAGCATCGTCCTGCAGTCTTTCTACCGCGGGTGCCCAGACAACATAACTGTCATGGTGGTCAAGTTTAAAGGTGCCGGTGGCAAGGCCACAGAGCAGTAG